From a region of the Mercurialis annua linkage group LG1-X, ddMerAnnu1.2, whole genome shotgun sequence genome:
- the LOC126653662 gene encoding isoamylase 3, chloroplastic isoform X2 produces the protein MHHHFHLTTILVLTWVCCRLKFTKQSSSSSIFRTFNQTRRRIRHTRPGLVYARGSAQERVLQEEEVAQITETTPSFKLFPGQAFPLGVSLVDNGINFAIFSQHATSVTLCLSLPQRGGRASLDGELIEMDLDPRTNKTGDIWHVCVEDLPRSNVLYGYRMDGPKTWDQGHRFDKNIVLLDPYAKLVEGRRHFGDASHKMCKFLGTYDFDSLHFDWGDNYKLPNISENDLVIYEMNVRAFTADNSSGLEPKIRGSYLGVIEQIPHLLELGVNAVELLPVFEFDEFEFQRRPNPRDHMINTWGYSTINFFAPMSRYASDGGGPCNASREFKEMVKALHGAGIEVILDVVYNHTNEAGDKYSYTTSFRGIDNKVYYLLDLNNNDHFLNFSGCGNTLNCNHPVVMELILESLRHWVKEYHVDGFRFDLASVLCRGTDGSPLDTPPIIRAIVKDAILSRCKIIAEPWDCGGLYLVGKFPNWDRWAEWNGKYRDDIRRYIKGDSGMKGSFATRVAGSADLYSVNKRKPYHSINFVIAHDGFTLRDLVSYNFKHNEANGEGGNDGCNDNFSWNCGFEGETDDPNVKALRSRQMKNLHLALMISQGTPMMLMGDEYGHTRYGNNNSYGHDTSINNFQWGLLDAQRSGHFRFFSEVINFRKMHQLFRHDNFLNKNDVTWHEDNWDNSESKFLAFTLHESNGADIYLAFNAHNYFVKAAIPPAPSKRSWFRVADTNLESPNDFVPEGVPGIGSVYNVAPYSSILLEAKLA, from the exons ATGCATCACCATTTCCATTTAACAACGATACTAGTACTAACATGGG TTTGTTGTAGATTGAAGTTTACTAAACAGAGCTCCAGTAGCAGTATCTTTCGAACTTTCAACCAG ACACGACGTCGTATTAGACATACCAGACCTGGCCTTGTTTATGCTCGTGGCAGTGCTCAAGAGCGTGTGCTTCAA GAAGAGGAAGTGGCTCAGATAACAGAAACGACGCCGTCTTTTAAGCTATTTCCAGGCCAGGCATTCCCGTTGGGAGTGTCTTTAGTTGATAATGGAATCAACTTTGCTATATTTTCACAGCATGCTACTTCTGTCACTCTTTGCCTATCACTTCCGCAGAG GGGAGGGAGAGCTAGTTTGGATGGTGAATTGATTGAGATGGATTTGGATCCTCGCACGAACAAGACAGGAGACATTTGGCATGTTTGTGTTGAG GATTTGCCTCGCAGCAATGTGCTTTACGGTTATCGGATGGATGGTCCAAAAACTTGGGATCAAGGGCATCGATTTGACAAGAATATTGTGCTGTTAGATCCTTATGCCAAGCTAGTTGAAGGTCGCCGACATTTTGGAGATGCTAGCCATAAGATGTGTAAATTTCTCGGAACATATGATTTTGATAGTTTACATTTTGACTGGGGAGATAATTACAAGCTTCCAAACATATCAGAG AATGATCTTGTTATATATGAAATGAATGTCCGTGCATTTACAGCTGATAATTCAAGCGGTTTGGAGCCGAAAATACGTGGGAGTTATCTTGGCGTAATTGAGCAG ATCCCACACCTTCTAGAGCTTGGTGTTAATGCAGTGGAGTTGTTGCCTGTGTTTGAATTTGATGAATTTGAGTTTCAGAGGCGCCCAAACCCTAGAGATCATATG ATAAATACATGGGGGTACTCGACCATAAATTTCTTTGCTCCTATGAGTCGTTATGCTAGCGATGGTGGAGGACCATGTAATGCATCTCGAGAGTTTAAGGAAATGGTTAAAGCCTTACATGGTGCTGGCATTGAG GTTATTCTGGATGTTGTCTACAATCATACCAATGAGGCTGGAGACAAATACTCGTATACCACTTCCTTCCGTGGGATAGACAATAAG GTATATTACTTGTTGGACCTAAACAACAATGACCACTTTCTGAATTTTTCTGGATGTG GAAACACATTGAACTGTAACCATCCTGTGGTGATGGAACTCATTCTGGAAAGCCTAAGACACTG GGTCAAAGAATATCATGTGGATGGATTTCGATTTGACCTTGCAAGTGTACTTTGTCGAGGAACTGACGGCTCTCCTCTTGATACTCCTCCAATTATTAGG GCAATTGTCAAAGACGCTATTCTATCAAGATGTAAAATTATTGCGGAGCCTTGGGATTGTGGAGGCCTTTATCTGGTTGGAAAATTTCCTAACTGGGATAG GTGGGCTGAATGGAATGGAAAGTACCGTGATGACATTAGAAGATATATCAAG GGTGATTCTGGTATGAAAGGGAGTTTTGCAACTCGTGTTGCTGGATCTGCTGACCTTTACAGT GTGAATAAGCGCAAGCCTTACCATAGCATTAATTTTGTAATAGCACATGATGGATTCACATTACGTGATCTTGTTTCATACAATTTTAAG CATAATGAGGCTAATGGAGAGGGTGGAAATGATGGATGCAATGACAATTTTAGCTGGAATTGTGGCTTTGAAG GAGAGACTGATGATCCTAATGTAAAAGCTTTACGTTCCCGCCAAATGAAAAATCTCCATTTGGCACTAATGATATCTCAG GGGACACCAATGATGCTAATGGGGGATGAGTATGGGCATACTCGGTACGGAAATAACAACAGCTATGGACATGACACTTCCATTAACAATTTCCAGTGGGGACTT TTGGACGCACAAAGGAGCGGTCACTTCAGGTTTTTCTCTGAGGTCATAAACTTTCGGAAAATGCATCAATTATTTCGCCATGACAATTTTCTCAACAAA AATGATGTCACGTGGCATGAGGATAATTGGGACAATAGTGAAAGCAAATTTCTTGCATTCAC GCTTCATGAGAGCAATGGAGCAGATATCTATTTGGCATTTAATGCTCACAACTACTTTGTTAAAGCTGCAATACCCCCAGCACCATCAAAGAGGAGTTGGTTTCGTGTG GCGGACACCAATCTCGAGTCACCAAACGACTTCGTCCCTGAAGGTGTCCCGGGCATTGGGAGTGTCTATAACGTAGCTCCGTATTCTTCAATTCTTCTAGAAGCTAAACTGGCATGA
- the LOC126653662 gene encoding isoamylase 3, chloroplastic isoform X1 gives MLRSPPPLLHCDSSISAAQIKPLNASPFPFNNDTSTNMGLKFTKQSSSSSIFRTFNQTRRRIRHTRPGLVYARGSAQERVLQEEEVAQITETTPSFKLFPGQAFPLGVSLVDNGINFAIFSQHATSVTLCLSLPQRGGRASLDGELIEMDLDPRTNKTGDIWHVCVEDLPRSNVLYGYRMDGPKTWDQGHRFDKNIVLLDPYAKLVEGRRHFGDASHKMCKFLGTYDFDSLHFDWGDNYKLPNISENDLVIYEMNVRAFTADNSSGLEPKIRGSYLGVIEQIPHLLELGVNAVELLPVFEFDEFEFQRRPNPRDHMINTWGYSTINFFAPMSRYASDGGGPCNASREFKEMVKALHGAGIEVILDVVYNHTNEAGDKYSYTTSFRGIDNKVYYLLDLNNNDHFLNFSGCGNTLNCNHPVVMELILESLRHWVKEYHVDGFRFDLASVLCRGTDGSPLDTPPIIRAIVKDAILSRCKIIAEPWDCGGLYLVGKFPNWDRWAEWNGKYRDDIRRYIKGDSGMKGSFATRVAGSADLYSVNKRKPYHSINFVIAHDGFTLRDLVSYNFKHNEANGEGGNDGCNDNFSWNCGFEGETDDPNVKALRSRQMKNLHLALMISQGTPMMLMGDEYGHTRYGNNNSYGHDTSINNFQWGLLDAQRSGHFRFFSEVINFRKMHQLFRHDNFLNKNDVTWHEDNWDNSESKFLAFTLHESNGADIYLAFNAHNYFVKAAIPPAPSKRSWFRVADTNLESPNDFVPEGVPGIGSVYNVAPYSSILLEAKLA, from the exons ATGCTTCGCTCACCACCTCCACTTCTTCACTGCGATTCTTCCATTTCTGCTGCTCAAATAAAACCTCTCAATGCATCACCATTTCCATTTAACAACGATACTAGTACTAACATGGG ATTGAAGTTTACTAAACAGAGCTCCAGTAGCAGTATCTTTCGAACTTTCAACCAG ACACGACGTCGTATTAGACATACCAGACCTGGCCTTGTTTATGCTCGTGGCAGTGCTCAAGAGCGTGTGCTTCAA GAAGAGGAAGTGGCTCAGATAACAGAAACGACGCCGTCTTTTAAGCTATTTCCAGGCCAGGCATTCCCGTTGGGAGTGTCTTTAGTTGATAATGGAATCAACTTTGCTATATTTTCACAGCATGCTACTTCTGTCACTCTTTGCCTATCACTTCCGCAGAG GGGAGGGAGAGCTAGTTTGGATGGTGAATTGATTGAGATGGATTTGGATCCTCGCACGAACAAGACAGGAGACATTTGGCATGTTTGTGTTGAG GATTTGCCTCGCAGCAATGTGCTTTACGGTTATCGGATGGATGGTCCAAAAACTTGGGATCAAGGGCATCGATTTGACAAGAATATTGTGCTGTTAGATCCTTATGCCAAGCTAGTTGAAGGTCGCCGACATTTTGGAGATGCTAGCCATAAGATGTGTAAATTTCTCGGAACATATGATTTTGATAGTTTACATTTTGACTGGGGAGATAATTACAAGCTTCCAAACATATCAGAG AATGATCTTGTTATATATGAAATGAATGTCCGTGCATTTACAGCTGATAATTCAAGCGGTTTGGAGCCGAAAATACGTGGGAGTTATCTTGGCGTAATTGAGCAG ATCCCACACCTTCTAGAGCTTGGTGTTAATGCAGTGGAGTTGTTGCCTGTGTTTGAATTTGATGAATTTGAGTTTCAGAGGCGCCCAAACCCTAGAGATCATATG ATAAATACATGGGGGTACTCGACCATAAATTTCTTTGCTCCTATGAGTCGTTATGCTAGCGATGGTGGAGGACCATGTAATGCATCTCGAGAGTTTAAGGAAATGGTTAAAGCCTTACATGGTGCTGGCATTGAG GTTATTCTGGATGTTGTCTACAATCATACCAATGAGGCTGGAGACAAATACTCGTATACCACTTCCTTCCGTGGGATAGACAATAAG GTATATTACTTGTTGGACCTAAACAACAATGACCACTTTCTGAATTTTTCTGGATGTG GAAACACATTGAACTGTAACCATCCTGTGGTGATGGAACTCATTCTGGAAAGCCTAAGACACTG GGTCAAAGAATATCATGTGGATGGATTTCGATTTGACCTTGCAAGTGTACTTTGTCGAGGAACTGACGGCTCTCCTCTTGATACTCCTCCAATTATTAGG GCAATTGTCAAAGACGCTATTCTATCAAGATGTAAAATTATTGCGGAGCCTTGGGATTGTGGAGGCCTTTATCTGGTTGGAAAATTTCCTAACTGGGATAG GTGGGCTGAATGGAATGGAAAGTACCGTGATGACATTAGAAGATATATCAAG GGTGATTCTGGTATGAAAGGGAGTTTTGCAACTCGTGTTGCTGGATCTGCTGACCTTTACAGT GTGAATAAGCGCAAGCCTTACCATAGCATTAATTTTGTAATAGCACATGATGGATTCACATTACGTGATCTTGTTTCATACAATTTTAAG CATAATGAGGCTAATGGAGAGGGTGGAAATGATGGATGCAATGACAATTTTAGCTGGAATTGTGGCTTTGAAG GAGAGACTGATGATCCTAATGTAAAAGCTTTACGTTCCCGCCAAATGAAAAATCTCCATTTGGCACTAATGATATCTCAG GGGACACCAATGATGCTAATGGGGGATGAGTATGGGCATACTCGGTACGGAAATAACAACAGCTATGGACATGACACTTCCATTAACAATTTCCAGTGGGGACTT TTGGACGCACAAAGGAGCGGTCACTTCAGGTTTTTCTCTGAGGTCATAAACTTTCGGAAAATGCATCAATTATTTCGCCATGACAATTTTCTCAACAAA AATGATGTCACGTGGCATGAGGATAATTGGGACAATAGTGAAAGCAAATTTCTTGCATTCAC GCTTCATGAGAGCAATGGAGCAGATATCTATTTGGCATTTAATGCTCACAACTACTTTGTTAAAGCTGCAATACCCCCAGCACCATCAAAGAGGAGTTGGTTTCGTGTG GCGGACACCAATCTCGAGTCACCAAACGACTTCGTCCCTGAAGGTGTCCCGGGCATTGGGAGTGTCTATAACGTAGCTCCGTATTCTTCAATTCTTCTAGAAGCTAAACTGGCATGA
- the LOC126665956 gene encoding classical arabinogalactan protein 4-like: MSTKSVVVFMLVALFASAALGQAPGAAPTVSPPSKSPSAAPAPKTATPAPAPVQAPTNSPPVSAPVPAPSSTAAAPVPAGAPSLTPKSSPPAPMAPTSGPSVALPPGTVAGTPAETPSDNSPNGASSVFNRNSVVLAVGAGCIWSLFI, encoded by the coding sequence ATGTCTACAAAGAGCGTCGTCGTTTTCATGCTCGTAGCTCTTTTTGCTTCCGCCGCTCTCGGTCAGGCTCCTGGAGCTGCACCCACTGTTTCTCCGCCGTCCAAGTCACCGTCGGCTGCGCCTGCTCCAAAAACTGCTACTCCGGCGCCGGCGCCTGTTCAAGCTCCTACAAATTCGCCACCTGTCTCTGCTCCTGTTCCAGCTCCTTCAAGTACTGCTGCTGCTCCAGTTCCAGCCGGAGCTCCGAGTTTGACACCAAAAAGCTCGCCACCAGCTCCTATGGCTCCCACCTCTGGTCCTTCAGTCGCTCTCCCTCCTGGAACGGTAGCCGGAACTCCTGCTGAAACTCCATCGGATAATTCTCCAAACGGTGCTTCTTCTGTTTTTAACAGAAACAGTGTCGTCTTGGCTGTTGGAGCTGGGTGCATCTGGTCTTTGTTCATATAG
- the LOC126678214 gene encoding blue copper protein-like, which produces MASLVCGILVVCMIMVPSLATDYTVGDSSGWALGLDYTTWTSGKTFAVGDNLVFNYGGGHTVDEVSPSDYSTCTIGNAISSDSTGSTTIALKTAGTHCFICGVMGHCGTGMKLSVTVKAAGSPPDTATTPTTPTTTPATTTSPSGTNPPIYKPSSNYPDSASEIVSPILGALFVTFVASCAMAVLL; this is translated from the exons atGGCAAGTTTGGTTTGTGGAATTCTAGTTGTATGTATGATAATGGTACCAAGTTTGGCCACAGATTACACTGTGGGTGACTCCAGTGGCTGGGCATTGGGTCTTGATTATACCACCTGGACTAGTGGCAAGACCTTTGCAGTTGGTGACAACCTTG TATTTAACTATGGAGGAGGACACACAGTGGATGAAGTGAGTCCAAGTGACTACAGCACATGTACAATAGGAAATGCAATAAGCTCGGACAGCACTGGTTCCACCACAATCGCTCTAAAAACAGCAGGCACTCACTGCTTCATTTGTGGAGTCATGGGCCATTGTGGAACCGGCATGAAGCTATCTGTCACTGTTAAGGCCGCCGGATCACCACCGGACACCGCTACTACTCCGACTACTCCGACTACTACTCCTGCTACTACAACTTCACCTTCTGGAACTAACCCACCTATTTACAAACCCTCTTCTAATTATCCTGACTCGGCTTCTGAAATCGTTTCTCCGATTTTAGGTGCGCTATTTGTAACTTTTGTTGCATCTTGTGCTATGGCTGTCTTGTTGTAG